From Streptomyces zhihengii, the proteins below share one genomic window:
- a CDS encoding protein-tyrosine phosphatase family protein, with protein MRTRRREGDVPEPRSRWDEITTGLWMGGHVWSDGRQRHQDVVVDREFDVVISLWTRSGHGPGTGVEHHVAPIPDDWLTAGEIDSVRRLAVVAADAVRAGRKVLVRCYSGYNRSGLLAAQTLIELGHDGDGAIDRVRQRRSPWALHNAAFEQYLLTGLDVASLLSGLEPPP; from the coding sequence GTGAGGACCCGCCGCAGGGAGGGCGACGTCCCGGAGCCGCGCTCGCGGTGGGACGAGATCACCACCGGCCTGTGGATGGGCGGCCATGTCTGGTCGGACGGGCGGCAGCGGCACCAGGACGTGGTGGTGGACCGCGAGTTCGACGTGGTGATCAGCCTCTGGACGCGGTCGGGCCACGGCCCGGGCACCGGGGTGGAGCACCATGTGGCGCCCATCCCGGACGACTGGCTCACCGCGGGCGAGATCGACAGCGTGCGCCGCCTCGCGGTGGTGGCGGCCGACGCCGTGCGCGCGGGCCGCAAGGTACTGGTGCGGTGCTACTCGGGCTACAACCGCTCGGGCCTGCTGGCCGCCCAGACCCTGATCGAACTCGGCCACGACGGCGACGGCGCCATCGACCGCGTGCGGCAGCGGCGTTCGCCCTGGGCCCTGCACAACGCGGCCTTCGAGCAGTACCTGTTGACGGGCCTGGACGTGGCGTCCCTGCTGTCCGGGCTCGAACCGCCGCCCTGA
- a CDS encoding GntR family transcriptional regulator, with product MEQAGARDAAVRQPHASVRVPYQGGYRPDGRDGTDDGCDEGPGPVRRHSVRVQVLDALRAALVDGDMIPGRVYSAPALGERFGVSATPVREAMQQLAVEGAVEVVPNRGFRVCVRTARELAELAEVRALIEVPVMLRLARTVPADRWAALRPQADATVRAAATGDRAAYADADRAFHHAVLALAGNRQLLTVADDLHRRSQWPMTRAAGARTPGQVSDRAVLVADAAEHTALLEALIAQDLPVVQSLVREHFAGAEV from the coding sequence GTGGAGCAGGCAGGCGCGCGTGACGCCGCCGTGCGGCAGCCGCACGCCTCCGTACGCGTCCCGTACCAGGGCGGGTACCGCCCCGACGGCCGCGACGGCACGGACGACGGGTGCGACGAGGGGCCCGGTCCCGTGCGGCGGCACTCGGTGCGCGTCCAGGTGCTCGACGCCCTGCGCGCCGCGCTCGTCGACGGCGACATGATCCCCGGCCGGGTCTACTCCGCCCCGGCGCTCGGCGAGCGCTTCGGCGTCTCGGCGACCCCCGTCCGCGAGGCCATGCAGCAGCTCGCCGTCGAGGGCGCGGTCGAGGTCGTGCCCAACCGGGGCTTCCGGGTCTGTGTGCGCACGGCCCGCGAGCTGGCCGAGCTCGCCGAGGTGCGGGCGCTGATCGAGGTGCCGGTGATGCTGCGGCTCGCCCGTACCGTGCCCGCCGACCGGTGGGCCGCCCTGCGGCCGCAGGCCGACGCGACGGTCCGTGCGGCCGCGACCGGCGACCGGGCCGCCTACGCCGACGCGGACCGGGCCTTCCACCACGCCGTCCTCGCGCTCGCCGGCAACCGGCAGCTCCTCACCGTCGCCGACGACCTCCACCGCCGCTCGCAGTGGCCCATGACCCGCGCCGCGGGGGCGAGGACGCCGGGCCAGGTGTCCGACCGGGCCGTGCTCGTCGCGGACGCGGCCGAGCACACCGCGCTGCTGGAGGCGCTGATCGCCCAGGACCTGCCGGTGGTCCAGTCGCTCGTCCGCGAGCACTTCGCCGGCGCCGAGGTCTGA
- a CDS encoding (2Fe-2S)-binding protein, producing the protein MTVPALLPGLGSPVGTAYARLAEVFAGLSVTELGAGDPAPSGDGWVLAGDLAAGGPALDAFLAWDDAQVRRDYGRPGRPDVIASFGLHRYAWSACLLVTVPWFLTRRVPRLPAGSVSFQRERGRMAVRVDGFACLPDDPAAGLPGARVVDGEESLRAEVRAAVAEHLGPVLAAFGPRMRRRGRALWGMATDEVVEGLWYVAHLLGEERRAVTELELLFPGTTAPYVGTAGFREIAVPDGDPLPTRDRASCCMFYTLRPEDTCATCPRTCDADRVERLRRDA; encoded by the coding sequence ATGACCGTTCCCGCTCTGCTCCCCGGCCTCGGCTCCCCCGTCGGCACGGCCTACGCACGCCTGGCCGAGGTCTTCGCCGGGCTGAGCGTCACGGAGCTCGGTGCCGGCGATCCGGCCCCCTCGGGCGACGGCTGGGTCCTCGCGGGCGATCTCGCCGCCGGCGGCCCCGCCCTCGACGCGTTCCTCGCCTGGGACGACGCGCAGGTGCGGCGCGACTACGGCCGCCCCGGCCGTCCGGACGTGATCGCCAGCTTCGGCCTCCACCGCTACGCCTGGTCCGCCTGCCTGCTCGTCACCGTCCCCTGGTTCCTGACCCGCCGCGTCCCCCGCCTGCCGGCCGGCTCGGTCTCCTTCCAGCGCGAGCGGGGCCGGATGGCGGTCCGGGTGGACGGCTTCGCCTGCCTGCCGGACGACCCGGCGGCGGGCCTGCCCGGCGCCCGGGTCGTGGACGGCGAGGAGTCGCTGCGCGCCGAGGTCCGCGCGGCGGTGGCCGAGCACCTCGGCCCCGTCCTCGCGGCCTTCGGCCCGCGGATGCGGCGGCGGGGCCGCGCGCTGTGGGGCATGGCGACCGACGAGGTCGTCGAGGGCCTGTGGTACGTCGCCCACCTGCTGGGCGAGGAGCGGCGGGCCGTCACCGAGCTGGAGCTGCTGTTCCCCGGCACGACGGCCCCGTACGTCGGCACGGCCGGCTTCCGCGAGATCGCCGTCCCGGACGGCGACCCGCTGCCGACCCGCGACCGCGCGAGCTGCTGCATGTTCTACACGCTGCGCCCCGAGGACACCTGCGCCACCTGCCCGCGCACCTGCGACGCGGACCGGGTCGAGCGCCTGCGCCGCGACGCCTGA
- a CDS encoding DUF2637 domain-containing protein, which yields MRLTDISLDWLLPGCVLLLGVLAAVAVLARGKRAGAKAAADDSWERSEERRRRKEAVYGTASYVLLFCCAAVAAALSFHGLVGFGRQNLNLSGGWEYLVPFGLDGAAMFCSVLAVREASHGDAALGSRLLVWTFAGAAAWFNWVHAPRGLGHAGAPQFFAGMSLSAAVLFDRALKQTRRAALREQGLVPRPLPQIRIVRWLRAPRETFAAWSLMLLEGVRTLDEAVDEVREDRREKEQNRLRRRDHEKLERARLKAYNRQHRAWGIGRANRPAQLPALGPAAPAQGQVPSPATSVETAGSVVEPAIAEPGQLPGRSRPPLQAVRPKGGHEPVTVDLTAEDDTQTLPRLDSLEQKLKDLEQQFG from the coding sequence ATGAGACTGACCGACATATCGCTGGACTGGCTGCTTCCCGGCTGCGTGCTGCTCCTGGGAGTGCTGGCGGCGGTTGCGGTCCTCGCGCGCGGCAAGCGCGCCGGGGCGAAGGCCGCGGCCGACGACTCCTGGGAACGCAGCGAGGAACGCCGCAGACGCAAGGAAGCCGTCTACGGAACCGCCTCCTACGTGCTGCTGTTCTGCTGCGCCGCGGTCGCCGCCGCGCTCTCCTTCCACGGCCTGGTGGGCTTCGGACGGCAGAACCTCAATCTCTCCGGCGGCTGGGAGTACCTGGTCCCCTTCGGCCTCGACGGCGCCGCGATGTTCTGCTCCGTCCTCGCCGTGCGGGAGGCCAGCCACGGCGACGCGGCCCTCGGGTCGCGGCTGCTGGTGTGGACGTTCGCCGGCGCGGCAGCCTGGTTCAACTGGGTGCACGCGCCGCGCGGCCTCGGCCACGCGGGCGCCCCGCAGTTCTTCGCGGGGATGTCCCTGTCGGCGGCGGTGCTCTTCGACCGCGCGCTGAAGCAGACCCGCCGCGCCGCCCTGCGGGAACAGGGCCTGGTGCCCCGTCCGCTGCCGCAGATCCGGATCGTGCGCTGGCTCAGGGCGCCCCGGGAGACGTTCGCCGCCTGGTCGCTGATGCTGCTGGAGGGCGTGCGCACCCTGGACGAGGCCGTCGACGAGGTGCGCGAGGACCGCCGGGAGAAGGAGCAGAACCGGCTGCGCCGCCGCGACCACGAGAAGCTGGAGCGCGCCCGGCTCAAGGCGTACAACCGGCAGCACCGGGCCTGGGGGATCGGCCGGGCGAACCGGCCGGCCCAGCTCCCCGCGCTCGGACCGGCGGCCCCCGCCCAGGGGCAGGTGCCGTCACCGGCAACTTCGGTGGAGACGGCGGGCTCCGTCGTGGAGCCCGCCATAGCCGAGCCGGGTCAGCTCCCCGGGCGCTCCCGGCCCCCCTTGCAGGCCGTCCGGCCGAAAGGCGGTCATGAGCCCGTGACGGTCGACCTGACGGCCGAGGACGACACCCAGACGCTGCCGCGTCTCGACTCCCTCGAACAGAAGCTCAAGGACCTGGAGCAGCAGTTCGGCTGA
- a CDS encoding ATP-binding protein, with the protein MTGRHGGAGVRGRLHRRLGSGDLTAVPEVRHALRDLLDKWPEPGLRAPDDDGGDAAGVAELLASELVTNALIHTDHGAVVTATVEDSRLHVEVRDFVAGLPVPDVPNADLGTSGRGLVLVESLADAWGVRTAQGVGKVVWFELHAEAA; encoded by the coding sequence ATGACTGGACGTCACGGGGGCGCCGGAGTGCGGGGACGGCTCCACCGCAGACTCGGCAGCGGCGACCTCACCGCGGTGCCCGAGGTGCGCCACGCGTTACGCGACCTCCTCGACAAGTGGCCCGAGCCGGGCCTCCGGGCGCCGGACGACGACGGCGGCGACGCCGCGGGGGTGGCCGAACTGCTCGCGAGCGAACTGGTGACGAACGCGCTGATCCACACCGACCACGGGGCGGTGGTCACCGCCACCGTCGAGGACTCGCGCCTGCACGTGGAGGTCCGGGACTTCGTGGCGGGACTCCCCGTGCCCGACGTACCGAACGCCGACCTCGGTACGTCGGGCAGGGGGCTGGTCCTCGTCGAGAGCCTCGCGGACGCCTGGGGTGTGCGCACCGCGCAGGGTGTGGGGAAGGTGGTCTGGTTCGAACTGCACGCGGAGGCGGCCTGA
- a CDS encoding pyruvate dehydrogenase → MAKQKVAEQFVDILVRAGVQRLYGVVGDSLNPVVDAVRRTSGIEWIQVRHEETAAFAAGAEAQLTGRLAACAGSCGPGNLHLINGLYDAHRSMAPVLALASHIPSSEIGLGYFQETHPELLFRECSHYCEMISSPQQMPRLLQTAVQHAVGRSGVSVVTLPGDVADRPAPERTIEHALVTSRPTVRPGDTEIDKLVAMIDEADRVTLFCGSGTAGAHAEVMQFAERIKSPVGHALRGKEWIQYDNPYDVGMSGLLGYGAAYEATHACDLLILLGTDFPYNAFLPDDVKIAQVDVRPEHLGRRSKLDLAVWGDVRETLRCLIPRVRPKTDRRFLDRMLKKHAEALEGVVKAYTRKVEKRTPIHPEYVASVLDEVADDDAVFTVDTGMCNVWAARYISPNGRRRIIGSFTHGSMANALPQAIGAQFTDRGRQVVSMSGDGGFTMLMGDFLTLVQYDLPVKIVLFNNSSLSMVELEMMVGGLPSFGTSNHNPDFAAVARAAGAYGVRVEKPKHLAGALRDAFRHKGPALVDVVTDPNALSIPPKISAEMVTGFALSASKVVLDGGVGRMLQMARSNLRNVPRP, encoded by the coding sequence ATGGCGAAGCAGAAGGTGGCCGAGCAGTTCGTCGACATCCTCGTGCGGGCGGGGGTGCAGCGGCTGTACGGAGTCGTCGGCGACAGCCTCAACCCGGTCGTCGACGCCGTCCGCCGCACCTCCGGCATCGAGTGGATCCAGGTCCGGCACGAGGAGACCGCCGCCTTCGCCGCGGGCGCCGAGGCCCAGCTCACCGGCAGGCTCGCCGCCTGCGCCGGCTCCTGCGGCCCCGGCAATCTGCACCTCATCAACGGTCTGTACGACGCGCACCGCTCCATGGCCCCGGTGCTCGCGCTCGCCTCCCACATCCCCTCGTCGGAGATCGGCCTCGGCTACTTCCAGGAGACCCATCCGGAACTGCTCTTCCGCGAGTGCAGCCACTACTGCGAGATGATCTCCAGCCCCCAGCAGATGCCCCGCCTCCTCCAGACGGCGGTGCAGCACGCGGTGGGCCGCAGCGGGGTGAGCGTGGTGACGCTCCCCGGCGACGTCGCGGACCGGCCGGCGCCCGAGCGGACGATCGAGCACGCGCTGGTCACCAGCCGCCCCACGGTCCGGCCGGGCGACACCGAGATCGACAAGCTGGTCGCCATGATCGACGAGGCCGATCGCGTCACCCTGTTCTGCGGCAGCGGCACCGCGGGCGCGCATGCCGAGGTCATGCAGTTCGCGGAGCGCATCAAGTCGCCCGTCGGACATGCGCTCCGCGGCAAGGAGTGGATCCAGTACGACAATCCCTACGACGTCGGTATGAGCGGACTGCTCGGCTACGGCGCCGCCTACGAGGCCACCCACGCCTGCGATCTGCTGATCCTGCTCGGCACGGACTTCCCGTACAACGCCTTCCTGCCGGACGACGTGAAGATCGCGCAGGTCGACGTGCGGCCCGAGCATCTCGGGCGGCGTTCCAAGCTGGACCTCGCCGTGTGGGGCGATGTGCGCGAGACGCTGCGGTGCCTGATCCCGCGGGTGCGTCCGAAGACCGACCGCCGCTTCCTCGACAGGATGCTGAAGAAGCACGCGGAGGCGCTGGAGGGCGTGGTCAAGGCGTACACCCGCAAGGTGGAGAAGCGCACGCCCATCCACCCCGAGTACGTCGCCTCCGTGCTGGACGAGGTCGCCGACGACGACGCCGTGTTCACCGTCGACACCGGTATGTGCAACGTCTGGGCCGCGCGCTACATCTCGCCCAACGGCCGCCGCCGGATCATCGGTTCGTTCACCCACGGGTCGATGGCGAACGCGCTGCCGCAGGCGATCGGCGCACAGTTCACCGACCGGGGCCGGCAGGTGGTGTCGATGTCCGGGGACGGCGGATTCACCATGCTGATGGGGGACTTCCTCACCCTCGTCCAGTACGACCTGCCGGTGAAGATCGTGCTGTTCAACAACTCCTCGCTGTCCATGGTCGAGTTGGAGATGATGGTCGGCGGGCTGCCGTCCTTCGGCACGTCCAACCACAACCCCGACTTCGCCGCCGTGGCCCGCGCGGCCGGCGCCTACGGCGTCCGGGTGGAGAAGCCGAAGCACCTGGCCGGCGCGCTCCGGGACGCCTTCCGGCACAAGGGGCCCGCGCTCGTCGACGTGGTCACCGACCCGAACGCCCTGTCCATCCCGCCGAAGATCAGCGCCGAGATGGTCACCGGCTTCGCGCTCTCCGCGAGCAAGGTGGTGCTGGACGGCGGAGTCGGCAGGATGCTCCAGATGGCCCGGTCCAACCTGCGCAACGTGCCGCGCCCCTGA
- a CDS encoding protein phosphatase 2C domain-containing protein translates to MSSEAGSPPPAAEGWSREAGSVPVPGGGPLPGAAAPDGEVDSPAPAAAAEPPTYAAGAAQPPPPSPAGGRAGWEPVRPPWLPPEAPADPRSDVSRRPEGAGPWSAVPPARPARDPWAEDTERRAPEPERPAPDEGTERRVPEPGRSAAGEGTERRVPEPGRSAADGGGAAPAEERAGADEPVSLGGRSGVGHVGGGPPTYEPEPTALPAADALELDRLVADTVIDGARYGTYTLRAASVRGDSARFRGEPRSDALLTARFGTGPDALVLVAVAGGSRHTEYAHLAAGDACRWIGTAVGRSHARLADDIRAGRRGDLRSGLHRLTDRSLGRLRARAAELGVAPEEYTAGLRCLLLSADPECRTRVFFGVGPGGLFRLRDGAWQDLEPLVPERAPGEPVVGYGSAPPEAGPDGDRLTMDLSIATRPPVIEEPVPPPADPFRFRASVARPGDTLLLCGTGLAEPLRGEPALAGELAARWHGQDPPGMTAFLADVQVRVKGYADDRTAVGVWEA, encoded by the coding sequence ATCTCGTCGGAAGCGGGTTCTCCTCCGCCCGCGGCGGAGGGCTGGTCGCGCGAGGCGGGTTCGGTTCCGGTGCCGGGCGGAGGCCCGTTGCCCGGCGCGGCTGCGCCGGACGGTGAGGTGGACAGCCCGGCGCCGGCCGCCGCGGCCGAACCGCCGACCTACGCCGCCGGGGCGGCGCAGCCGCCCCCGCCGTCCCCCGCGGGCGGGCGGGCGGGGTGGGAGCCGGTGCGGCCGCCGTGGCTGCCGCCGGAGGCGCCTGCCGATCCGCGGAGCGACGTGTCGCGGCGGCCCGAGGGCGCGGGGCCCTGGTCCGCCGTGCCGCCGGCCCGCCCCGCGCGGGACCCCTGGGCGGAGGACACCGAGCGGCGTGCGCCGGAGCCCGAGCGGCCGGCCCCGGACGAGGGCACCGAGCGGCGTGTGCCGGAGCCCGGGCGGTCGGCGGCGGGCGAGGGCACCGAGCGGCGTGTGCCGGAGCCCGGGCGGTCGGCGGCGGACGGGGGCGGCGCGGCCCCGGCCGAGGAGCGGGCCGGGGCGGACGAGCCGGTGTCGCTCGGCGGCCGGTCCGGTGTCGGGCATGTCGGGGGCGGGCCGCCGACGTACGAGCCCGAGCCCACCGCGCTGCCCGCGGCCGACGCGCTGGAGCTGGACCGGCTGGTGGCCGACACCGTGATCGACGGGGCCCGGTACGGGACGTACACGCTGCGGGCCGCGTCCGTGCGGGGCGACTCGGCGCGCTTCCGGGGCGAACCGCGCAGCGACGCCCTGCTCACCGCACGGTTCGGCACCGGCCCCGACGCGCTCGTGCTGGTGGCCGTCGCGGGCGGCAGCCGGCACACCGAGTACGCGCACCTCGCCGCGGGCGACGCCTGCCGCTGGATCGGGACGGCCGTCGGCCGCAGCCACGCCCGCCTCGCCGACGACATAAGGGCGGGCCGCCGGGGCGACCTGCGCTCGGGGCTCCACCGGCTCACCGACCGCAGCCTCGGGCGGCTCCGTGCCCGCGCGGCCGAACTCGGCGTCGCCCCGGAGGAGTACACCGCCGGGCTGCGCTGTCTGCTGCTGTCCGCCGACCCCGAGTGCCGCACCCGGGTCTTCTTCGGGGTCGGCCCTGGCGGGCTGTTCCGGCTGCGGGACGGCGCCTGGCAGGACCTCGAACCGCTGGTGCCCGAGCGGGCACCCGGCGAGCCGGTCGTCGGCTACGGCTCCGCCCCGCCCGAGGCCGGCCCGGACGGCGACCGGCTCACCATGGACCTCAGCATCGCCACCCGGCCCCCCGTGATCGAGGAGCCCGTCCCGCCCCCCGCCGACCCGTTCCGCTTCCGCGCCTCGGTGGCCCGTCCGGGTGACACGCTCCTGCTGTGCGGCACCGGCCTCGCCGAGCCGCTGCGCGGTGAGCCGGCGCTCGCCGGTGAGCTGGCCGCCCGCTGGCACGGACAGGACCCGCCGGGCATGACCGCTTTCCTCGCCGACGTCCAGGTGCGTGTGAAGGGGTACGCCGACGACCGTACGGCGGTGGGCGTCTGGGAGGCGTAA
- a CDS encoding S8 family peptidase: MRPISRTALGAATAAVLAVSALAPVAAADPPHDTAGRPPLTGSEAAARQDGRTATVTLVTGDRVLVTHDAAGRPAAAALPRPDGTTPVVQTRTSGDDLYVYPETAVPALAAGRVDEQLFNVTGLIRQGYDDTGSETLPLIATYRDGVARTAPAVPRGAERGPVLDAVDGVALTADKDRAADFWADVTGTRSRAAAGLRKLWLDRKVEAALDRSTRQVGADLAWAAGYDGKGTKVAVLDTGVDAEHPDLKGRVSAAEDFTGSAGPDDRRGHGTHVISTVGGSGAASGGRNKGVAPGADLISGKVLDDSGSGATSWIIAGMQWAVDQKADVVSMSLGSIEPTDCTDPMSVAAQELAKAHENTLFVVAAGNTGPGSGTVSSPGCAPGVLTVGAVDRDDSTAPFSSRGPAIVTHTLKPEIAAPGVAISAAAAGGRGVHAYRAMSGTSMATPHVAGAAALVRQRHPEWNAARIKAALVSSARSSVPGDVRETGGGRLDVKAAVDTTVTGAPAVQGGSFAWPQHGSDRTTVGVPYTNHGDRPVTLDLAVRALTGNDGSAVRGPLARLGARKVTVPAGATVSVPLTLDPSARLDRAQYGDVTGRVVATARGTAVSTPFALYVEPETVTLRVKLLDRAGRPAGGVSSLDVIGTDTATGERRFNDGAADQVYRLRPGSYFLSSYVETADGTLSYLGRPQTEITGDTTVVLDARRAHRLRVDTDRPTETRTTTLAFSRTWDDTWLHAGTLTGNRLARGVYADVQGRARDGGFEFASYWRAYAPLVESLKAVGGPELHPVAGSVGSVNLDGTGEARLADAGTGTPEELQAAGVQGKFALIRLPDGSASAVTAARNAKAAGAVAALVHRPAPGAWLPSTGFGTAPHPVLGIEAAQAAALLTALETGPVTLRWKATARSPYVYNLVQPEDGPVTSPRTYRVRDAKLARTEATYHAMGVGADFSDSVLVQRPGGAIANMSGFDLVGVPGTRTEFHSPGGTRYQHHVASSFPWGELMTDTARSYRSGSVRDESWYGGVVRPAAPRDADGAPALAGERQGNLIGVAPAMWADSEHSAQQGSFGDIGNMRLVRNGEQIGQTGYPFGVFEVPAEDGSYELTLTQMKIGQPAAVWKRSTQAQTTWKFTSRLDENVYSQGIPLLFPGYGLPEDGLKTVAARDGQRITLGVTGHAGYEPGALTAAKLSYSYDGGESWTEAVTERRGGTWSAGVDHAGASGEQVTLKTELTDARGNSVTQLVVGAYAVR, from the coding sequence ATGCGTCCGATATCGCGTACGGCACTGGGAGCGGCCACCGCCGCCGTCCTCGCCGTCAGCGCCCTCGCACCGGTTGCCGCCGCAGACCCGCCGCACGACACGGCCGGCCGCCCCCCGCTGACGGGCAGCGAGGCCGCGGCCCGCCAGGACGGCCGGACGGCCACCGTCACGCTGGTCACCGGCGACCGCGTGCTGGTGACCCACGACGCCGCCGGCCGCCCCGCGGCCGCCGCGCTGCCGCGCCCCGACGGCACCACCCCCGTCGTGCAGACCCGCACCTCGGGCGACGACCTGTACGTCTACCCCGAGACCGCCGTCCCGGCGCTCGCCGCCGGCCGGGTCGACGAACAGCTCTTCAACGTCACCGGACTCATCCGCCAGGGCTACGACGACACCGGATCCGAGACCCTGCCGCTCATCGCCACCTACCGCGACGGCGTCGCCCGCACCGCACCCGCCGTCCCGCGCGGCGCCGAACGCGGCCCCGTGCTGGACGCCGTCGACGGCGTCGCCCTCACGGCCGACAAGGACAGGGCCGCCGACTTCTGGGCCGACGTCACCGGCACCCGCTCCCGCGCCGCGGCCGGACTGCGCAAGCTGTGGCTCGACCGCAAGGTCGAGGCCGCCCTGGACCGTTCGACCCGCCAGGTCGGCGCGGACCTCGCCTGGGCGGCCGGATACGACGGCAAGGGCACCAAGGTCGCCGTCCTCGACACCGGCGTGGACGCCGAACACCCCGACCTGAAGGGCCGGGTGAGCGCCGCCGAGGACTTCACCGGCTCCGCGGGCCCGGACGACCGGCGGGGCCACGGCACCCATGTGATCTCCACCGTCGGCGGATCCGGCGCCGCGAGCGGCGGCCGGAACAAGGGTGTCGCCCCCGGCGCGGACCTGATCAGCGGCAAGGTGCTCGACGACTCGGGATCCGGCGCCACCTCCTGGATCATCGCCGGCATGCAGTGGGCCGTCGACCAGAAGGCCGACGTCGTCTCCATGAGCCTCGGCAGCATCGAACCGACCGACTGCACCGACCCCATGAGCGTCGCCGCCCAGGAACTCGCCAAGGCCCACGAGAACACCCTCTTCGTGGTCGCGGCCGGCAACACCGGACCCGGCTCCGGCACCGTCTCCTCACCCGGCTGCGCCCCCGGCGTCCTCACCGTCGGAGCCGTCGACCGCGACGACAGCACCGCGCCGTTCTCCAGCCGCGGCCCCGCGATCGTCACCCACACCCTCAAGCCGGAGATCGCCGCGCCCGGCGTCGCGATCTCCGCCGCCGCGGCCGGCGGCCGCGGCGTGCACGCCTACCGCGCCATGTCCGGCACCTCCATGGCCACCCCGCACGTCGCGGGCGCCGCCGCCCTCGTCAGGCAGCGCCACCCCGAGTGGAACGCGGCACGGATCAAGGCCGCCCTCGTCTCCTCCGCCCGCTCGTCCGTCCCCGGCGACGTGCGCGAGACCGGCGGCGGACGGCTGGACGTCAAGGCCGCCGTCGACACCACCGTCACCGGCGCGCCCGCCGTCCAGGGCGGATCCTTCGCCTGGCCGCAGCACGGCAGCGACCGCACCACCGTCGGCGTCCCCTACACCAACCACGGCGACCGCCCGGTCACCCTCGACCTCGCCGTGCGCGCCCTCACCGGCAACGACGGCTCCGCCGTCCGCGGGCCGCTCGCCCGGCTCGGCGCCCGCAAGGTCACCGTCCCGGCCGGCGCCACCGTCTCCGTGCCGCTGACCCTCGACCCCTCGGCACGCCTCGACCGCGCCCAGTACGGCGACGTCACCGGCCGGGTCGTCGCCACCGCACGGGGCACCGCCGTCTCCACCCCGTTCGCGCTGTACGTCGAACCGGAGACCGTCACCCTGCGCGTGAAGCTCCTCGACCGGGCCGGCCGGCCCGCCGGCGGCGTCTCCTCGCTCGACGTGATCGGAACCGACACCGCCACCGGCGAGCGCCGCTTCAACGACGGCGCCGCCGACCAGGTCTACCGCCTGCGCCCCGGCTCCTACTTCCTCTCCTCCTACGTGGAGACCGCCGACGGCACCCTGTCCTACCTCGGCCGTCCCCAGACCGAGATCACCGGGGACACCACCGTCGTCCTCGACGCCCGCCGGGCCCACCGGCTGCGTGTCGACACCGACCGCCCCACCGAGACCCGCACCACCACCCTCGCCTTCTCCCGCACCTGGGACGACACCTGGCTGCACGCCGGCACCCTCACCGGCAACCGGCTCGCCCGCGGCGTCTACGCCGACGTCCAGGGGCGCGCGAGGGACGGCGGATTCGAGTTCGCCAGCTACTGGCGCGCCTACGCCCCCCTCGTGGAGAGCCTGAAGGCGGTCGGCGGCCCGGAACTGCACCCCGTCGCCGGCAGCGTCGGCTCCGTCAACCTCGACGGAACCGGCGAGGCACGGCTCGCCGACGCGGGCACCGGCACCCCCGAGGAGCTGCAAGCGGCCGGTGTCCAGGGCAAGTTCGCCCTGATCCGCCTGCCGGACGGCAGCGCGAGCGCCGTCACCGCGGCCCGCAACGCCAAGGCCGCGGGCGCCGTCGCGGCCCTCGTCCACCGCCCGGCCCCCGGCGCGTGGCTGCCGTCCACCGGCTTCGGCACCGCGCCCCACCCCGTCCTCGGGATCGAGGCCGCGCAGGCGGCCGCGCTGCTCACGGCCCTGGAGACCGGCCCGGTGACGCTGCGCTGGAAGGCGACGGCCCGCAGCCCCTACGTCTACAACCTGGTGCAGCCGGAGGACGGCCCCGTCACCTCCCCGCGCACCTACCGGGTCCGGGACGCGAAGCTCGCCAGGACCGAGGCCACCTACCACGCGATGGGGGTCGGCGCCGACTTCAGCGACAGCGTCCTGGTGCAGCGGCCCGGCGGCGCGATCGCGAACATGTCCGGCTTCGACCTGGTCGGCGTGCCGGGCACGCGCACCGAGTTCCACTCGCCGGGCGGCACCCGCTACCAGCACCACGTCGCCTCCAGCTTCCCCTGGGGCGAGCTCATGACGGACACCGCGCGCAGCTACCGCTCCGGCTCGGTCCGCGACGAGTCCTGGTACGGCGGCGTCGTCCGGCCGGCCGCCCCGCGGGACGCCGACGGTGCTCCCGCGCTCGCCGGCGAACGGCAGGGGAACCTGATCGGCGTGGCTCCCGCGATGTGGGCGGACAGTGAACACAGCGCGCAGCAGGGGTCGTTCGGCGACATCGGAAACATGCGACTGGTGCGCAACGGCGAGCAGATAGGGCAGACTGGATATCCGTTCGGGGTCTTCGAGGTCCCGGCGGAGGACGGCTCGTACGAACTCACCCTCACCCAGATGAAGATCGGACAGCCGGCCGCGGTCTGGAAGCGCTCGACACAGGCGCAGACGACCTGGAAGTTCACGTCCCGTCTCGACGAGAACGTGTACTCACAAGGGATCCCCCTGCTGTTCCCGGGATACGGTCTCCCGGAGGACGGCCTCAAGACCGTCGCCGCGCGCGACGGACAGCGGATCACCCTCGGCGTCACCGGCCACGCGGGCTACGAACCCGGCGCCCTGACCGCCGCGAAGCTGTCGTACTCCTACGACGGCGGTGAGAGCTGGACCGAGGCGGTCACCGAGCGGCGCGGCGGCACCTGGAGCGCAGGCGTGGACCACGCGGGCGCGTCGGGCGAGCAGGTCACGCTGAAGACCGAACTGACGGATGCCAGGGGCAACTCCGTCACCCAGCTCGTGGTCGGCGCATACGCCGTGCGCTGA